From the genome of Chelmon rostratus isolate fCheRos1 chromosome 1, fCheRos1.pri, whole genome shotgun sequence, one region includes:
- the si:ch211-107o10.3 gene encoding retinol dehydrogenase 13 — protein MQSYAEVMRAFVENHASALTVAFVAGAGVLALQRWLAGGVCRSKVRLDGKTVLITGANTGIGKETALDMAQRGARVILACRDMTRARIAADDIRQQSGNGNVVVKKLDLSSLQSVRDLAKDVQENEERLDILINNAGIMMCPKWKTEDGFEMQFGVNHLGHFLLTNCLLDLLKKSAPSRIVIVSSLAHEKGRIHFDDINLDKDYHREKSYRQSKLANVLFGRELAARLQGTGVTVYSLHPGVIRTELGRHLFPSLALWKRIIAMPFLMLIKSPRQGAQTTIYCAVDESLANTSGLYYSDCAPKTPAPQALDDAAAKRLWDLSASMVGLA, from the exons ATGCAAAGTTACGCAGAGGTGATGAGAGCCTTTGTAGAGAATCACGCGAGCGCGCTCACAGTTGCTTTTGTTGCAG GGGCAGGCGTGCTGGCCTTGCAGAGGTGGCTGGCTGGGGGAGTGTGTCGGAGCAAGGTCAGGCTGGATGGGAAAACAGTCCTGATCACGGGGGCCAACACTGGCATTGGGAAGGAGACGGCGCTGGACATGGCTCAGCGAG GGGCCAGAGTGATCCTAGCCTGCAGGGACATGACCAGAGCCCGCATTGCAGCTGACGACATCCGGCAGCAGAGTGGAAACGGCAACGTGGTGGTGAAGAAACTGGACCTCTCCTCGCTGCAGTCTGTCAGAGACCTGGCCAAAGATGTCCAGGAGAATGAGGAACGCTTGGACATCCTCATCAACAATGCAG GTATCATGATGTGTCCTAAGTGGAAGACTGAGGATGGCTTTGAAATGCAGTTCGGCGTGAACCACCTGGGACATTTTCTCCTCACGAACTGTCTCCTTGACCTGCTGAAGAAGTCCGCTCCGAGTCGCATTGTCATCGTGTCCAGCCTGGCACACGAGAAGG GCCGTATACACTTTGACGACATCAACCTTGATAAAGACTACCACCGTGAAAAGAGCTACCGCCAAAGCAAGCTGGCCAATGTGCTCTTCGGCAGAGAACTGGCTGCGAGGCTGCAAG GCACTGGTGTGACTGTGTACAGTCTTCACCCTGGGGTCATCCGCACCGAGTTAGGCCGCCACTTGTTCCCCAGTTTAGCCCTGTGGAAGAGGATCATCGCCATGCCATTTTTAATGCTGATCAAAAGTCCCCGTCAAGGAGCTCAGACCACCATCTACTGCGCTGTGGACGAGAGCCTGGCGAACACCAGCGGCCTCTACTACAG TGACTGCGCCCCCAAAACGCCGGCCCCGCAGGCTCTGGATGATGCCGCAGCCAAGAGGCTGTGGGACCTCAGCGCGTCCATGGTCGGTCTGGCTTAA
- the tmed3 gene encoding transmembrane emp24 domain-containing protein 3 — translation MLCLGLGCLLLLLHVSVVFGTELMFELPDNDKQCFYEELEKDVKFDIDFQVISGGNYDVDCFVTDPQNNVLYNEKKKQYDNFSHTTAMKGVYKVCFSNEFSTFTHKMVYLEFRHGAEKPYLQGLTRATALTQLESSCASIHEILKVVADTQTWQRLREAHDRTKAEHLLERVTYWSIGETVLLFVIGIGQVVLLRSFFSERKGSVATTT, via the exons ATGCTGTGCTTGGGACTgggctgtctgctgctgctgctgcatgtgtccGTGGTGTTTGGGACTGAGCTCATGTTTGAGCTCCCTGACAACGACAAGCAGTGTTTCTACGAGGAACTAGAGAAGGACGTGAAGTTTGACATAGACTTCCAG GTCATCTCAGGTGGAAACTATGATGTGGACTGCTTCGTCACTGACCCTCAAAACAACGTCTTGTAcaatgagaagaagaagcagtaCGACAACTTCTCTCACACCACGGCTATGAAGGGCGTCTACAAGGTCTGCTTCAGCAATGAGTTCTCCACTTTCACACATAAAATGGTGTACCTGGAGTTCAGACACGGAGCTGAGAAGCCTTACCTGCAGGGACTGACTCGTGCTACAGCGCTTACTCAG TTGGAGTCGTCTTGCGCCTCCATTCATGAGATCCTGAAGGTGGTGGCGGACACGCAGACATGGCAAAGGCTGAGAGAGGCGCATGACCGCACAAAAGCGGAGCATCTCCTCGAGCGGGTGACCTACTGGTCCATCGGAGAAACCGTCCTGCTGTTCGTCATCGGCATCGGTCAAGTCGTGCTGCTCAGGAGCTTCTTCAGTGAGAGGAAAGGCTCTGTGGCTACCACCACTTAG
- the znf710b gene encoding zinc finger protein 710 encodes MRSLKHLKPHSRRSVEEASRRLGRCEPKVMARLVDIGTQTDPVVVLSLAQAAVLGLISQNEVFGATIAPNGFYTGEPKESPAPPVDGVDYEYADQLIGANGDYLGDNLGEDGQMQPSCSQRRWQQGPPQHPDGKMVGPDRHGLQGGDVSSSHVKGEGVNSGMSSCVHMLNNMAPRGGLVQVDPATLRGTNKNCAECEREASNQQQANTHVHPPPPQVGHRGGEQGHRGLQGQRPMGGHVRGGREDEEEVEHQGNNMMKPTQQEEAISSYFQTSEVGSYDSTEMGMGAEYEDGSQSMMWTDGSGGGQHQQPPHPQPPRRHGGRRVDRLDINIQIDESYCVDVGDGLKRWKCRMCDKSYTSKYNLVTHILGHNGIKPHACPHCGKLFKQPSHLQTHLLTHQGTRPHKCTVCKKGFTQTSHLKRHMLQHTDVKPYSCRFCRRGFAYPSELRAHEVKHERGRCHVCSQCGMEFPTYAHLKRHQTSHQGPHTFQCTECNKSFAYRSQLQNHLLKHQSPRPYTCSQCGLEFVQLHHLRQHSLTHKGMKGHKCDVCSREFTLSANLKRHMLIHNSVRPFQCHVCFKSFIQKQTLKTHMIVHLPVKPFKCKVCGKSFNRMYNLLGHMHLHAGSKPFKCPYCTSKFNLKGNLSRHMKVKHGMDVSPEGQEVLPEMESQGEYEGQNFSFTSPDNMDNGGSQNLTKLTTANMEDMEEYYNFGKDTSSYTTP; translated from the exons CTCACAGCAGGAGGAGCGTG gaGGAGGCGAGCCGGCGCCTGGGTAGATGTGAGCCCAAGGTAATGGCCAGGCTGGTGGACATAGGCACACAGACAGATCCAGTAGTTGTGCTGTCCTTGGCCCAGGCTGCCGTGCTAGGTCTCATCTCCCAGAATGAAGTGTTCGGAGCTACCATTGCACCTAACGGCTTCTACACCGGCGAACCCAAAGAGTCCCCCGCACCACCAGTAGACGGAGTCGATTACGAGTACGCAGACCAGCTTATCGGAGCCAACGGAGATTACCTAGGAGACAACTTGGGAGAAGACGGTCAGATGCAACCCAGCTGCAGTCAGAGGAGGTGGCAGCAGGGGCCCCCTCAACATCCCGACGGGAAAATGGTCGGCCCCGATCGTCACGGCCTCCAAGGCGGTGACGTGTCCTCGTCCCACGTGAAAGGGGAAGGGGTGAACTCTGGAATGTCCTCCTGTGTCCACATGCTAAACAATATGGCTCCCAGAGGCGGTTTGGTACAAGTGGATCCAGCCACCCTCAGAGGCACCAACAAGAACTGTGCAGAGTGTGAGCGGGAGGCATCCAACCAGCAGCAAGCCAACACACATGTTCACCCTCCTCCCCCCCAAGTGGGCCACAGAGGAGGGGAGCAGGGCCACAGAGGACTGCAGGGCCAGCGCCCTATGGGGGGCCACGTTCGAGGCGGCAGAGAGGACGAAGAAGAGGTAGAACACCAGGGGAACAACATGATGAAGCCCACGCAGCAGGAGGAAGCCATCAGCAGCTACTTCCAGACCAGTGAAGTTGGCAGCTACGACTCGACGGAAATGGGCATGGGGGCTGAGTACGAAGACGGCAGCCAGAGTATGATGTGGACAGATGGGAGTGGAGGagggcagcaccagcagccGCCGCACCCCCAGCCTCCTCGTCGGCACGGCGGCCGCAGAGTGGATCGGCTAGATATCAACATCCAGATTGATGAGTCCTACTGCGTAGACGTGGGAGATGGTCTGAAGCGCTGGAAGTGCCGCATGTGTGATAAATCCTACACCTCCAAGTACAACCTGGTCACACACATCCTGGGCCACAATGGCATCAAACCACACGCCTGTCCACACTGCGGGAAGCTCTTCAAGCAGCCTAGTCATCTTCAAACCCACTTGCTGACCCACCAAGGTACACGGCCCCACAAGTGCACCGTCTGCAAGAAGGGCTTCACCCAGACCAGCCACCTGAAGCGACACATGCTCCAACACACTGACGTCAAACCCTACAGCTGCCGCTTCTGCCGCCGCGGCTTCGCCTATCCCAGCGAGCTGCGAGCGCACGAGGTGAAGCACGAGCGCGGACGCTGCCACGTCTGCTCGCAGTGCGGCATGGAGTTCCCCACCTACGCCCACCTCAAACGCCACCAGACCAGCCACCAGGGCCCCCACACCTTCCAGTGCACCGAGTGCAACAAGTCGTTTGCCTACCGTAGCCAGCTCCAGAACCACCTCCTGAAGCACCAGAGCCCGAGGCCTTACACCTGCTCCCAGTGCGGCCTGGAATTTGTGCAGCTCCACCACCTACGTCAGCATTCGCTCACACATAAG GGGATGAAAGGCCACAAGTGTGACGTGTGTTCCCGGGAGTTCACCCTGTCGGCCAACCTGAAAAGGCACATGCTCATCCACAACAGCGTCAGACCCTTCCAGTGTCATGTCTGCTTCAAGAGCTTCATCCAGAAACAGACCCTCAAGACCCACATGATCGTCCACCTGCCTGTGAAGCCATTCAAATGCAAG GTATGTGGCAAGTCTTTCAACAGAATGTACAACCTGCTGGGCCACATGCATCTCCATGCTGGCAGCAAGCCCTTCAAGTGTCCTTACTGCACCAGTAAGTTCAACCTGAAGGGGAACCTCAGCAGGCACATGAAGGTCAAGCACGGCATGGACGTCTCACCAGAAGGACAAG AAGTTCTTCCAGAAATGGAGAGCCAGGGGGAGTATGAAGGACAGAACTTCAGCTTTACATCACCAGACAATATGGACAATGGTGGCTCCCAAAACCTCACTAAACTCACTACAGCAAACatggaggacatggaggagTATTACAATTTTGGGAAGGATACGAGCAGCTACACTACACCTTGA
- the LOC121607221 gene encoding isocitrate dehydrogenase [NADP], mitochondrial-like: MAGYLKALAAASRGTAAALSPHAAVLSPAAVCHHRLQQRNYATKRIKVNQPVVEMDGDEMTRIIWEFIKEKLILSNVDVELKYFDLGLPYRDQTNDQVTIDSALATKKYNVAVKCATITPDEARVEEFKLKKMWKSPNGTIRNILGGTVFREPILCKNIPRLVPGWTQPITIGRHAFGDQYRATDFVVDQPGKFKMVFSPADGGKQKEWEVFDFTAGGCGMGMYNTDESISGFAHSCFQYAIQKKWPLYMSTKNTILKAYDGRFKDIFEDIFEKKYKSEFDKLKIWYEHRLIDDMVAQVLKSSGGFVWACKNYDGDVQSDIVAQGFGSLGLMTSVLVCPDGKTIEAEAAHGTVTRHYREHQRGRPTSTNPIASIFAWTRGLEHRGKLDGNPDLIKFSQTLEKVCVETVENGVMTKDLAGCIHGLANCKPNEHYVNTSDFLDAIKTNLDKALGN, encoded by the exons ATGGCGGGTTACCTGAAAGCCCTGGCGGCCGCGTCGAGAGGTACAGCCGCCGCTCTGTCGCCACACGCCGCCGTGCTCTCACCGGCCGCCGTCTGCCATCACAGACTCCAGCAGAGGAACT ATGCCACGAAGCGCATCAAGGTGAACCAGCCGGTGGTGGAGATGGACGGGGATGAGATGACTCGCATTATATGGGAGTTCATCAAAGAGAAG CTCATTCTATCCAACGTCGATGTTGAGCTGAAGTACTTTGACCTGGGGCTGCCCTACCGCGACCAGACAAACGACCAGGTCACCATCGACTCCGCTCTGGCAACCAAGAAATACAACGTGGCGGTCAAGTGTGCCACCATCACCCCGGATGAGGCCCGAGTTGAGG AGTTTAAGCTAAAGAAGATGTGGAAGAGCCCTAATGGAACCATCAGGAACATCTTGGGCGGCACAGTTTTCCGTGAGCCGATCCTTTGTAAAAACATCCCTCGTCTCGTTCCCGGTTGGACACAGCCCATAACAATCGGCAGACACGCTTTTGGCGACCAG TACAGGGCCACAGACTTTGTAGTTGACCAGCCTGGCAAGTTCAAGATGGTGTTTTCCCCAGCGGACGGAGGCAAGCAGAAGGAGTGGGAGGTGTTTGACTTTACCGCAGGGGGCTGTGGGATGGGAATGTACAACACTGATGAG TCCATCAGTGGGTTTGCTCACAGCTGCTTCCAGTATGCCATCCAGAAGAAGTGGCCTCTGTACATGAGCACCAAGAACACCATCCTCAAGGCCTACGACGGGCGCTTCAAAGACATCTTCGAGGACATCTTTGAGAA gaagtACAAGTCAGAGTTCGACAAGCTGAAGATCTGGTACGAGCACCGGCTCATTGACGACATGGTGGCTCAGGTCCTGAAGTCTTCTGGAGGATTTGTTTGGGCCTGCAAGAATTACGATGGAGACGTGCAGTCAGACATTGTGGCTCAGG GTTTTGGTTCTCTAGGCCTCATGACATCAGTACTAGTGTGTCCTGACGGCAAGACTATTGAGGCCGAGGCTGCCCACGGCACCGTCACCAGGCACTACCGAGAACACCAGAGG GGAAGACCAACCAGTACTAACCCCATTGCTAGCATCTTTGCTTGGACCAGAGGGCTGGAGCACAGAGGCAAACTGGACGGAAATCCCGACTTGATAAA GTTCTCCCAGACGTTAGAAAAAGTCTGCGTGGAAACGGTGGAAAATGGCGTGATGACCAAGGACCTTGCAGGCTGCATCCATGGCTTGGCCAA CTGTAAGCCGAACGAACATTATGTCAACACATCTGACTTCCTGGATGCTATCAAGACCAACCTGGACAAAGCTCTGGGTAACTGA